One Deltaproteobacteria bacterium genomic window, CTGCCCGAAATGTGAAACCAGTTGTTGTGCAACATAGCTCTCCACAAAGGCGCCTTCATACTCATTGAAAAGCCGCTCTCCACGCACCAGGAGATCAACCGAAGACCCGGCCATAGCCCCTAATAATCCGATGTCCAGGGCATACACCTTGAAACAATTGCTGTCTGAATAGTGCGCGAGGGGATGTCTCACGGTTTGAACAGCCTCTGCTCGATGAATAAGACCGGAATCGTTCAACCACATCAGGGCGTTTTCAAATTCGCGGGCACGCGCCCCTTTTTTAACCGCAGAAAAAACGAACTTCTTGTTTTCCCTTGCGAGATGTTTTGGTATGGAGCCCCAGACAAGCGTCAGCTTGGGAATGTCAGTGGCCGGTGCGTGTTTGGCAAAATCCAGGACATAGGATTTGATAATTTCTTTATGGATCTCCCGGATCTCCACTCCGTCACCCGTCTCGGCGAAGCGCCTTACCGCTTCCGGCATACCTCCAACAAAATAGTAGCGGCGCAGCATGTCGATCAGATGGGTGTGAAAGGCATCGGTCAGAGGTTCAGCCTTTTCAATATGTTCAATCAGGTCTCTGTATCTGGATTCTCCCATGGCGTCGAGGAATTCCAGGAAAGACATCGGATAGAGTTGGAGGAAATTGACCTTTCCTACGGGGAAAGACCCGGGGCCCGATAGCTTCAGACCAAGGAGAGACCCTGCAGCAGCGATGTGAAGGTCGCTCCTTTTTTCGGCGAAATATTTCAATGAGTTCAGGGCACGATCAGCGGCCTGGATTTCGTCGAAGATGACCAGGTCGGTCCCCGGTTCAATCTGCACGTTCAAATACACAGAGAGTTCTGACAAAATTC contains:
- a CDS encoding ATP-binding protein — protein: MKRDIYADLLAWKSSSRRKPLLLQGARQTGKTFILKEFGRTEYRNTAYCNFEEDPLLAGFFEKDLDSQRILSELSVYLNVQIEPGTDLVIFDEIQAADRALNSLKYFAEKRSDLHIAAAGSLLGLKLSGPGSFPVGKVNFLQLYPMSFLEFLDAMGESRYRDLIEHIEKAEPLTDAFHTHLIDMLRRYYFVGGMPEAVRRFAETGDGVEIREIHKEIIKSYVLDFAKHAPATDIPKLTLVWGSIPKHLARENKKFVFSAVKKGARAREFENALMWLNDSGLIHRAEAVQTVRHPLAHYSDSNCFKVYALDIGLLGAMAGSSVDLLVRGERLFNEYEGAFVESYVAQQLVSHFGQSLYYWRSKGGKGEIDFLCEFAGKIYPLEVKAGINPKSKSLRSYHDQFRPECLIRTNLLNLRRDGNLLNLPL